In a single window of the Terrirubrum flagellatum genome:
- a CDS encoding 2-hydroxyacid dehydrogenase, with product MKIVFHGANAANFRTGFEAMLQGDHVIADLSDALGRSGEREQYEAADIIIGIKLGATDAVPLNAKLYHAPAAGTDAIDRSRLPAGARLCNCFGHEDAIAEYVMTALLLRHVPIPRADERLRQGEWDYWAGRPGALRTELGAQTIGLLGYGHIGKAVAARAKAFGMRVSVANRSSIPRDALIDESFTLNRLKEFMSSADAIVVSLPLTENTRGVIAAAELAAMRPDAMIINVGRGLVIDEQALYDALAGRRIGGAIIDTWYDYPSPETPSRQPSKLPFNTLSNVVMTPHMSGWTEGTVRRRQQTIAGNINRLARGEPLINVIG from the coding sequence ATGAAGATTGTCTTTCACGGCGCCAACGCCGCCAATTTCCGCACCGGCTTTGAAGCGATGCTGCAAGGCGATCATGTCATCGCCGATCTTTCCGACGCGCTCGGCCGGTCCGGCGAACGCGAACAGTACGAAGCTGCTGATATCATCATCGGAATCAAGCTTGGCGCGACAGACGCTGTTCCGCTGAACGCGAAATTATATCACGCACCCGCTGCGGGAACGGACGCCATCGATCGCTCGCGCCTGCCCGCCGGCGCCAGGCTCTGCAACTGCTTCGGGCATGAAGACGCCATCGCCGAATATGTGATGACGGCGCTGTTGCTGCGGCATGTTCCGATTCCGCGCGCAGACGAGCGCTTGCGGCAGGGCGAATGGGACTATTGGGCCGGCCGCCCGGGCGCGCTCAGGACAGAACTTGGAGCGCAAACGATCGGCCTCCTCGGCTACGGGCATATCGGAAAGGCCGTGGCGGCCCGCGCCAAGGCGTTCGGCATGCGTGTTTCCGTCGCGAACCGCTCGTCGATTCCGCGCGACGCGCTCATCGACGAGAGCTTCACGCTCAATCGGTTGAAGGAATTCATGAGCAGCGCCGACGCCATTGTCGTGTCGCTGCCGCTGACCGAGAATACACGCGGCGTCATCGCGGCGGCGGAGCTGGCAGCCATGCGACCGGACGCGATGATCATCAATGTCGGCCGCGGCCTCGTCATCGATGAGCAGGCGCTTTATGACGCTCTGGCTGGCCGGCGCATCGGCGGCGCGATCATCGACACCTGGTACGATTATCCCTCGCCCGAAACGCCGTCGCGCCAGCCTTCAAAACTGCCATTCAACACACTCTCCAACGTGGTGATGACGCCGCATATGAGCGGATGGACGGAAGGCACCGTTCGCCGTCGTCAGCAGACAATAGCCGGGAACATCAATCGCCTCGCGCGCGGCGAACCGCTGATCAACGTGATCGGCTGA
- a CDS encoding carbohydrate ABC transporter permease, with amino-acid sequence MTALPTPLRISAVVLLLALAGFPFYWMFVTSLTPSSDLFASTPNFLPKWGEAGVYREAFEKIPVATWLLNSLIVAGGTTFLSLAIALFPAYALSRFKFTGKGVIGLSLFATQMLPEAMLVVPLYALFGQLKILNTLTALILANTAFTVPVVVWILKGAIDGVPEEIEEAARIDGCSQAGLVWCIVLPLIAPTLAAAAVIAFFHGWNEYVFAQTLVSSESLRTASVGLAGFVGELSTPIHTVMSIAMIYTVPAIIFYLFVQKYVVSGMTAGGVKG; translated from the coding sequence ATGACTGCGCTCCCGACCCCGCTCCGCATCAGCGCCGTTGTTCTTCTACTCGCGCTCGCCGGATTCCCCTTTTACTGGATGTTCGTGACGTCGCTGACGCCATCGTCGGACCTCTTTGCATCGACGCCCAATTTCCTGCCGAAATGGGGAGAGGCCGGCGTTTATCGCGAGGCGTTCGAGAAAATTCCCGTTGCGACCTGGCTTCTGAACTCACTGATCGTCGCCGGCGGCACCACCTTCCTGTCGCTCGCGATCGCGCTTTTCCCCGCCTATGCGCTGTCGCGTTTCAAATTCACCGGGAAGGGCGTCATAGGGCTATCGCTGTTTGCGACACAGATGCTGCCGGAAGCGATGCTCGTCGTGCCGCTCTATGCGCTGTTCGGGCAGCTCAAGATTCTCAACACGCTGACAGCACTCATTCTCGCCAATACGGCTTTCACGGTGCCGGTGGTCGTCTGGATCCTGAAGGGCGCCATCGATGGCGTGCCTGAAGAGATCGAGGAAGCCGCGCGCATCGATGGCTGTTCCCAGGCCGGGTTGGTCTGGTGCATCGTGCTGCCGCTGATTGCGCCTACGCTGGCGGCCGCCGCCGTCATCGCGTTCTTCCACGGCTGGAACGAATATGTGTTCGCACAGACTCTTGTCTCCAGCGAGAGCCTGCGCACGGCGTCCGTTGGACTCGCCGGTTTCGTGGGCGAATTGTCGACACCGATCCACACGGTTATGTCGATCGCGATGATCTACACGGTTCCTGCGATCATCTTCTATCTCTTTGTGCAGAAATACGTCGTGAGCGGCATGACCGCCGGCGGCGTGAAAGGCTGA
- a CDS encoding S9 family peptidase translates to MPVPTDAWVQIGAATTPAFSKDGRTLFHLRGPGLPQVWAMDLDGGNARQLSRHDEKVAFLRRCPADDRLIWGIDAGGDERQQFWLLEPGAEPRALTDAPEAIHEFGAWSADGARIAYAVNDRDECFFDISLMDLATGARTRLLKGKGILTAPSWTPDLARLVVIEDHSSSDFRLWIVDAKTGAARSLPLAAPARFASVRWVEKGAVLMALSDAGADMMRLCRIDPETGVSAVVFEAPGREVEAWSLSSDEKMLATIENDRGYAVLRVGPVDGERPVISGLPEGVVADLAWSPHNTALAFTVQGPTTPPGLWLWREGAAAPIPIADPMAASGIDRKSLIEPELVEWTSFDGLRIPGWYALPRGPAPDGGFPAVMWVHGGPASQTRANFRPDIQMLLSQGFAVLMPNARGSTGYGRAYMEADEVEKRPDFMADLAAGRAWLAAQPDINPDRIGIMGQSYGGWAVLAAVTLQPELWKAAVDYYGIADFVTLLERTGPWRRDHRAREYGFPGVDDDLFQKISPIHHIDRVVAPMLLLHGDRDPRVPMHESDQFSEALSLRQKKVAYERFTYAGHGFIRPDHVRRVYASVAAHFREHL, encoded by the coding sequence ATGCCCGTTCCAACTGACGCTTGGGTGCAGATCGGAGCCGCCACCACGCCCGCCTTCTCGAAGGACGGACGCACGCTGTTCCATTTGCGCGGCCCCGGCTTGCCGCAGGTCTGGGCGATGGATCTCGATGGCGGCAACGCCAGACAATTGAGCCGTCACGACGAGAAAGTGGCCTTCCTGCGCCGTTGCCCTGCCGATGACCGGTTGATCTGGGGCATCGACGCGGGCGGCGATGAGCGCCAGCAATTCTGGCTGCTGGAGCCCGGGGCCGAACCCCGCGCTTTGACGGATGCGCCTGAGGCGATCCATGAGTTCGGCGCGTGGTCCGCCGACGGCGCGCGCATCGCCTACGCCGTCAATGATCGCGACGAATGCTTCTTCGACATCAGCTTGATGGATCTCGCGACGGGCGCGCGCACGCGCCTGCTGAAGGGCAAGGGAATCCTGACCGCGCCGAGCTGGACGCCTGACTTGGCGCGGCTGGTGGTGATCGAGGATCACAGCAGCTCGGACTTCCGCCTCTGGATTGTGGACGCCAAAACAGGCGCCGCTCGCTCCCTGCCGCTCGCCGCTCCCGCGCGCTTCGCCTCCGTTCGCTGGGTAGAGAAAGGCGCCGTCCTGATGGCGCTGAGCGACGCGGGCGCTGACATGATGCGCCTCTGCCGCATCGATCCGGAGACCGGCGTCAGCGCCGTGGTCTTTGAGGCTCCCGGCCGCGAAGTGGAGGCCTGGTCGCTGTCATCAGACGAGAAAATGCTGGCGACGATCGAGAATGATCGCGGCTACGCTGTTCTGCGCGTCGGGCCGGTCGATGGCGAGCGGCCAGTGATCTCCGGCTTGCCCGAGGGCGTCGTGGCCGATCTCGCCTGGTCGCCGCACAATACGGCGCTGGCCTTCACCGTCCAGGGGCCGACCACGCCGCCCGGCCTCTGGCTCTGGCGCGAAGGCGCGGCGGCGCCAATTCCGATCGCAGATCCGATGGCTGCTTCCGGCATCGATCGAAAGAGCCTGATCGAACCCGAACTGGTGGAATGGACGAGCTTCGACGGGCTGCGCATCCCCGGCTGGTATGCGCTTCCGCGCGGACCTGCGCCCGACGGCGGGTTTCCCGCTGTGATGTGGGTGCATGGCGGCCCGGCTTCCCAGACCCGCGCGAATTTCCGGCCCGACATCCAGATGCTGCTCTCACAGGGCTTCGCCGTGCTGATGCCGAACGCGCGCGGCAGCACCGGCTATGGCCGCGCCTACATGGAGGCCGACGAGGTCGAGAAGCGGCCTGATTTCATGGCGGACCTCGCCGCCGGCCGCGCCTGGCTCGCCGCCCAGCCCGACATCAATCCCGATAGAATCGGCATCATGGGCCAATCCTATGGCGGCTGGGCCGTGCTCGCGGCGGTCACGCTGCAGCCCGAACTGTGGAAGGCCGCGGTGGATTATTACGGCATCGCCGATTTCGTCACGTTGCTCGAGCGCACCGGCCCCTGGCGGCGCGACCATCGCGCGCGTGAATACGGTTTTCCTGGCGTCGATGACGACCTGTTCCAGAAAATCTCGCCCATTCATCACATCGACCGCGTCGTCGCGCCCATGCTGCTTCTGCACGGCGATCGCGATCCGCGCGTGCCGATGCATGAAAGCGACCAGTTCAGCGAAGCGCTTTCACTCCGGCAGAAGAAGGTCGCCTATGAGCGCTTCACCTATGCCGGGCACGGCTTCATCCGGCCGGATCATGTTCGCCGTGTCTACGCCTCTGTGGCGGCGCATTTTCGCGAGCATCTCTAA
- a CDS encoding SDR family oxidoreductase, translating into MTVDLFRLDGRAALVTGSARGLGFAIAEGLAAAGARVIVNGTTEAGATKAAATLMAKGLKADAAAFDVTNEAAVAAAFSRFDETDLEIDILVNNAGIQLRKPMVELSTAEWQKVLDVNLTSAFVVGREAAKRMIPRGRGKIINIGSLTSALARATVAPYTVAKGGIKMLTQAMTAEWAAHGVQANAIGPGYMLTDMNKALVENPSFDAWVKGRTPAKRWGKPEELIGAAVFLASSASDYVNGQIIYVDGGMISVL; encoded by the coding sequence ATGACAGTTGACCTCTTCAGGCTCGATGGGCGTGCAGCGCTTGTGACGGGTTCGGCTCGCGGGCTCGGCTTTGCGATCGCGGAAGGGCTTGCTGCGGCCGGCGCGCGCGTCATCGTCAACGGCACCACCGAAGCGGGCGCGACGAAGGCTGCTGCGACATTGATGGCGAAAGGCCTCAAGGCGGACGCGGCCGCGTTTGACGTCACCAATGAGGCGGCGGTCGCCGCGGCCTTCTCGCGCTTCGACGAAACGGACCTCGAAATCGACATCCTCGTCAACAACGCCGGCATCCAGTTGCGCAAGCCGATGGTCGAACTGTCGACGGCGGAATGGCAAAAAGTTCTGGATGTGAATCTCACCAGCGCATTCGTCGTCGGGCGGGAGGCGGCTAAGCGCATGATTCCGCGTGGCCGCGGCAAGATCATCAATATCGGATCGCTGACGAGCGCGCTGGCCCGCGCCACCGTCGCGCCCTATACGGTGGCGAAAGGCGGCATCAAAATGCTGACGCAAGCGATGACGGCCGAGTGGGCCGCCCATGGCGTTCAGGCCAACGCGATCGGCCCAGGCTACATGCTCACCGACATGAATAAGGCGCTGGTCGAAAATCCATCGTTCGACGCCTGGGTCAAAGGCCGCACGCCAGCGAAACGCTGGGGCAAACCGGAAGAGTTGATTGGCGCCGCCGTCTTTCTCGCCTCGTCCGCCAGCGATTATGTCAACGGCCAGATCATCTATGTCGATGGCGGCATGATCTCCGTTCTGTAA
- a CDS encoding ABC transporter permease: MSSMRLSGLKAVAQQASSVFTTLFGLLALTFFMGRMLPNDPVLAIVGNQADQSTYDMVHRQLGLDKPLYTQFYLYMRSMLSGDFGNALFTGHRVADDLMKVFPATVELATFAIIIGVGVGVPLGVLAAVYRGGFIDHVARVVGLLGYSSPAFWLGLMGLILFYSTLGWVGGPGRLDVSFIDSIDTRTGFMTIDALWAGDMDVFWNAVSHIVLPGSILGYGSMAYISRMTRSFMLEQLAQEYVVAARVKGLSRWAVIRRHAFRNILVQLITVIALAYAFLLEGAVLTETVFAWPGFGRYLVTGLLAGDMNAVLACVLIVGVIFIGLNLTTDLLYRLLDPRTR; this comes from the coding sequence ATAAGTTCGATGCGCCTCTCAGGCCTGAAGGCTGTCGCGCAGCAAGCGAGTTCAGTGTTCACAACGCTGTTCGGCTTGCTCGCGCTGACGTTTTTCATGGGTCGCATGCTGCCCAACGACCCCGTGCTGGCGATCGTAGGCAATCAGGCCGATCAATCCACTTACGACATGGTGCATCGCCAGCTCGGGCTGGATAAGCCGCTTTACACCCAGTTCTACCTCTATATGCGTTCGATGCTCTCGGGCGATTTCGGCAATGCGCTGTTCACCGGCCATCGCGTCGCTGACGATCTGATGAAAGTGTTTCCGGCAACCGTCGAACTCGCCACTTTCGCCATCATCATTGGAGTCGGCGTCGGCGTGCCGCTTGGCGTTCTCGCGGCGGTGTATCGTGGTGGATTCATCGATCACGTCGCCCGCGTGGTCGGATTGCTGGGATATTCGAGCCCGGCTTTCTGGCTGGGCTTGATGGGTTTGATCCTGTTCTACTCCACGCTCGGCTGGGTGGGCGGTCCCGGACGTCTGGACGTCTCTTTCATCGACAGCATCGATACTCGCACCGGCTTCATGACCATCGACGCGCTATGGGCAGGCGACATGGATGTGTTCTGGAACGCGGTCAGCCATATCGTGTTGCCCGGTTCGATCCTGGGCTACGGCTCCATGGCCTATATCAGCCGCATGACGCGCAGCTTCATGCTGGAGCAGCTCGCGCAGGAATATGTCGTGGCGGCGCGCGTGAAGGGCCTGTCGCGCTGGGCGGTGATCCGCCGTCACGCCTTTCGCAACATCCTCGTGCAGCTCATCACCGTCATCGCCCTCGCCTACGCTTTCCTGCTGGAAGGCGCGGTGTTGACCGAGACCGTTTTCGCCTGGCCCGGTTTCGGCCGCTATCTCGTCACCGGCCTGCTGGCTGGCGATATGAATGCGGTGCTGGCCTGTGTGCTGATCGTCGGCGTCATCTTCATCGGACTGAATCTGACGACGGACCTGCTGTATCGCCTGCTGGATCCACGCACGCGATGA
- a CDS encoding ABC transporter substrate-binding protein translates to MAHALRAALVMLLLSVVGGHAATPRDALVIAWNLDALITFDPPQIGEVNGNDIIVGNVCSTLVQYDPKDASKIVPGMAESWSSSPDGLTLTFKLRSDLKFPDGTPATAEDAAWSMQRAVLLGYFSSATLTQWGFNKDQIADQIQATDARTVVLKLTKPYPAPLLLSAAFANNNVSVIMSKALGTKNAKTIDGRSDLGNAFFKTAPICVGPYHVTRWDANDVVILERNENYFGPKPGLRRIIIRHVPESSAQRLLLEKGDIDVARLLNTDDLKALESNKDIHIEQTLMQGVTYLALNTLDPILANPKVREAFRYLIDYDGLTNTILPYKGTPRASLVPEGAFGALDRKEGQPFSLDLAKAKQLLTEAGYPNGFSKKMILSANDINPAIAQHVAANAAKVGVKLELEQMADANLFTRGRNRDFEVQLVGWGAGYPDADAMISRHATDPDPRAEAKLVGYPVWRTGWQDLAINDKAEAARLEQDPAKRVAIYKDIQNFMLHNGPMAYIYQTIRPIAVRASVKDFVIAPFGVNYGSASK, encoded by the coding sequence ATGGCTCATGCGTTGCGCGCCGCTCTTGTCATGCTGCTGCTGTCGGTCGTGGGCGGGCATGCGGCCACACCACGCGACGCATTGGTCATCGCATGGAATCTGGATGCGCTGATCACGTTCGATCCGCCCCAGATCGGCGAGGTGAACGGCAACGACATCATCGTTGGCAATGTCTGCTCGACGCTCGTCCAGTACGACCCGAAGGACGCGTCGAAGATCGTCCCGGGAATGGCGGAGAGCTGGTCAAGCTCGCCGGACGGGCTGACGCTGACGTTCAAGCTGCGGAGCGATCTGAAATTCCCAGATGGAACGCCCGCCACCGCCGAGGACGCGGCATGGTCGATGCAAAGGGCCGTGCTGCTGGGATATTTCTCCAGCGCGACGCTGACCCAATGGGGCTTCAACAAGGATCAGATCGCCGACCAAATTCAGGCGACTGATGCGCGCACCGTGGTTCTGAAACTGACGAAGCCCTACCCGGCCCCGCTGCTTTTGTCCGCAGCGTTCGCCAACAACAACGTCTCCGTGATCATGAGCAAGGCGCTCGGCACGAAGAATGCGAAGACCATCGACGGCAGGTCCGATCTCGGCAACGCCTTCTTCAAGACAGCGCCGATCTGCGTGGGCCCCTATCACGTCACGCGCTGGGACGCGAACGATGTCGTGATCCTGGAGCGGAACGAAAATTATTTCGGACCCAAGCCCGGCCTGCGGCGCATCATCATTCGCCATGTGCCCGAGTCCAGCGCGCAACGGCTGCTGCTGGAGAAGGGCGACATCGATGTCGCTCGCCTCCTGAACACGGATGATCTGAAAGCGCTGGAGTCCAACAAGGACATCCATATCGAGCAGACCTTGATGCAGGGCGTGACCTATCTCGCGCTCAATACGCTCGACCCGATCCTCGCAAATCCCAAGGTGCGTGAGGCGTTCCGCTATCTCATCGACTATGATGGGTTGACCAACACGATCCTCCCCTACAAAGGCACGCCGCGCGCCAGTCTCGTGCCGGAAGGCGCGTTCGGCGCGCTCGATCGCAAGGAGGGACAGCCTTTCTCGCTTGATCTCGCGAAGGCGAAGCAACTGCTGACCGAAGCTGGCTACCCCAACGGCTTCAGCAAGAAGATGATCCTGTCGGCCAACGACATCAATCCCGCGATCGCCCAGCATGTCGCAGCCAATGCGGCGAAGGTCGGCGTCAAGCTCGAACTGGAGCAGATGGCCGACGCCAATCTCTTCACACGCGGCCGCAATCGCGATTTCGAAGTGCAATTGGTGGGCTGGGGCGCCGGCTATCCCGACGCCGACGCCATGATCTCCCGCCACGCCACTGATCCCGATCCGCGCGCGGAGGCGAAGCTGGTCGGCTATCCCGTGTGGCGCACAGGCTGGCAGGACCTTGCGATCAACGACAAGGCGGAAGCCGCGCGGCTGGAGCAGGACCCGGCGAAACGGGTTGCCATCTACAAGGACATTCAGAACTTCATGCTGCATAACGGCCCGATGGCCTACATCTATCAGACCATCCGTCCGATCGCCGTGCGCGCCTCTGTGAAGGACTTTGTCATCGCGCCGTTCGGCGTGAATTATGGAAGCGCTTCGAAATAA
- a CDS encoding mandelate racemase/muconate lactonizing enzyme family protein, whose amino-acid sequence MKITKIETLRTEEFANVIWVHVHTDAGIVGLGETFYGAGAVEAHIHDTLSVRLLGRNPLHIEALHREMLNLPMAQSSTGVEYRAASAIDIALWDIFGKACKQPVHQMLGGLCRDKQRIYNTCAGYKYVRSTQIRPVSNWNMGEAEGPYEDLDGFMNRADQLAESLLEEGVTAMKIWPFDPAANENQGCHITTEQLKAALAPFEKIRKAVGDKMEIMVEFHSLWNLPMAKRLAKAIEPYKPTWYEDPIRMNSPQALAEYARSTDVWVCASETLGSRFPYKDMLDRDATHVVMVDLCWSGGLTEGRKIASMAETYHRPFAPHDCIGPVGFIAGIHASFSQPNTLIQESVRAFYKGWYNELVTTMPVIKDGYVYPMEGYGLGVELLPQVYERKDLTARCSTL is encoded by the coding sequence ATGAAGATTACGAAGATCGAGACGCTGCGCACCGAAGAGTTCGCGAACGTCATCTGGGTTCACGTCCACACGGACGCTGGAATCGTCGGCCTTGGCGAGACCTTCTATGGCGCCGGCGCAGTCGAAGCGCATATCCATGATACGCTGTCGGTTCGCCTGCTCGGCAGGAACCCGCTGCACATCGAGGCGCTGCATCGCGAGATGCTCAATCTGCCGATGGCGCAGTCATCAACGGGCGTCGAATATCGCGCGGCGTCCGCGATCGATATCGCGCTCTGGGATATTTTCGGAAAGGCCTGCAAGCAGCCCGTTCATCAGATGTTGGGCGGTCTCTGCCGCGACAAACAACGAATTTACAACACCTGCGCGGGCTACAAATATGTGCGTTCGACCCAGATCAGGCCGGTGTCGAACTGGAACATGGGCGAGGCGGAGGGGCCCTACGAAGACCTCGACGGCTTCATGAACCGCGCCGATCAGCTCGCGGAAAGCCTGCTGGAAGAAGGCGTGACGGCGATGAAGATCTGGCCGTTCGATCCCGCAGCGAATGAAAATCAGGGTTGCCACATCACGACGGAGCAACTGAAGGCCGCGCTCGCCCCCTTCGAGAAAATTCGCAAAGCGGTTGGCGACAAGATGGAGATCATGGTCGAGTTCCACTCGCTGTGGAATCTGCCGATGGCGAAGAGGCTCGCCAAGGCGATCGAGCCCTATAAGCCAACCTGGTACGAAGATCCGATCCGGATGAACTCGCCGCAGGCGCTTGCTGAATATGCGCGATCGACCGATGTTTGGGTCTGCGCCAGCGAGACGCTGGGTTCGCGTTTTCCCTACAAAGATATGCTCGATCGCGACGCCACGCATGTCGTCATGGTCGATCTCTGCTGGTCGGGCGGGCTGACCGAGGGACGCAAGATCGCTTCGATGGCGGAGACTTATCATCGTCCGTTCGCGCCGCACGACTGCATCGGGCCGGTCGGCTTCATCGCCGGAATCCACGCCTCCTTCTCCCAGCCGAATACGCTCATCCAGGAGAGCGTGCGCGCCTTCTACAAGGGCTGGTACAACGAACTCGTCACAACGATGCCCGTGATCAAGGACGGCTATGTCTATCCCATGGAAGGCTACGGCCTTGGCGTCGAGTTGCTGCCGCAGGTCTATGAAAGGAAAGACCTCACGGCGCGGTGTTCAACGCTGTAA
- a CDS encoding sugar ABC transporter permease, which translates to MSAGDPQGKSLVPRWTPYAFMAPVFFYLLFLDFIPLLNELYLSFTSTSLLTPANHIWVGLDNYRELFRNADFLHSIWITAIYTIACVVFAIGIGLIAALLLDAPFRGRAVARVLVTLPWAAPPVAVALIFTWIYNAQYGVFNYVQKLMGFDAFENWLDTPNRALIAILIATIWQIFPFSSVVILAALQGVPRELRESAAIDGAGPWAIFKAVVWPTILPTVMILALFVTIWSLRRFDLIWLLTQGGPIGATNTLVIDLYRRAFVYRDLGAGASVGMIGLSIALAVTMVHYRLSRRFGAAGA; encoded by the coding sequence ATGTCCGCCGGCGATCCCCAAGGAAAGTCACTGGTTCCGAGATGGACGCCCTACGCGTTCATGGCGCCAGTGTTCTTCTATCTTCTGTTTCTCGATTTCATTCCGCTCCTGAACGAGCTCTATCTCAGCTTCACCTCAACATCGCTGTTGACGCCCGCCAATCATATCTGGGTCGGCCTCGACAACTATCGCGAGCTGTTTCGGAACGCGGACTTCCTGCACTCGATCTGGATCACGGCGATCTACACCATCGCCTGTGTGGTCTTCGCGATCGGCATCGGACTTATCGCAGCTCTTCTTCTCGACGCGCCTTTCAGGGGCCGCGCCGTCGCGCGCGTGCTGGTGACCTTGCCATGGGCCGCGCCGCCGGTCGCCGTCGCGCTGATCTTCACCTGGATCTACAACGCGCAGTACGGCGTATTCAACTATGTCCAGAAGCTGATGGGCTTCGACGCCTTCGAGAACTGGCTTGACACGCCGAACCGCGCGCTGATTGCGATCCTTATCGCCACGATCTGGCAGATATTTCCCTTTTCGTCCGTCGTCATTCTCGCGGCTTTGCAGGGCGTGCCGCGCGAACTACGGGAGTCCGCGGCCATCGACGGCGCGGGTCCCTGGGCCATCTTCAAGGCCGTCGTTTGGCCTACGATCCTTCCGACCGTGATGATCCTCGCTCTGTTTGTGACGATCTGGTCGCTGCGCCGTTTCGATCTGATCTGGCTGTTGACGCAGGGCGGTCCGATCGGCGCGACGAACACGCTGGTCATCGACCTCTATCGCAGGGCGTTCGTCTATCGCGATCTCGGCGCCGGCGCGTCGGTCGGCATGATCGGTCTGTCGATCGCGCTTGCGGTGACGATGGTCCATTACCGTCTCAGCCGCCGCTTCGGCGCCGCGGGAGCGTGA